A genomic region of Gemmata massiliana contains the following coding sequences:
- a CDS encoding sigma-70 family RNA polymerase sigma factor has protein sequence MRLTAALQLVRTVERAPVCDTSDAELLRRFCRDRDEGAFREILRRYEALVRDASRRLTRDRHAVDDAAQATFLTLARKAHTIRHAEALPSWLYRVARSVTARPVAVVPTVTEPVDPTSSPLDQLSAREVLAIFDEELARLPAAHRSAVLLCTIEGNTVEDTARRLGTTPGAVRGWLQRGRETLRHRLGRRGVELSVAVSLLLIDSTTGTAGATLDAIVRGAMATHSPVNVVTRFLTGSSVTSAVVSVLVAGAVASVVLLSSGASAPPPVPEPKAEAKVDTQADALVTRDGLPEGAVARIGSPRLRHAGEVAAMAFSRDGRRLATASPANRDKSVRVWDLTNGKEMYRVPVAVNSHENTERHRTVAVAFTADDKRLLVLDAAEFRTFDATTGRQELVTVLFKETNPNQFFPPDRIIGAGFSPDANVFVVVRQNGEMVLGDTTAGTVKRIFTKAMTVPENTHYAHVDVLFTPDGTEVCVPIPGEPVPLFDVATGKSKRALAKELVSQHQMLHNAAFADGGRKFVTITSTAQEGKPSTHAITIGDIATGKVLRTIPLTALPRVLSASPNGKLLAVSTDSVSSSEIRVLDLESGKELQSMPLELTPALVTFSPDSRLLAGTCHYEGRVTVWNLEKNARHPQSADEHARAAHFDARGNVVLRQSSRTITVNWQNGKVLGDKKELKPESTFSHLGTESGDGKVRATLDVPEGKSGRPLAILVKETDTGKTVARLEGLSDFPWRMVFADRNRLVVTVTQDNVLTVWDVVAGKVLWSEAYPARSLGYSGMGAPHFDAANSRMAIGSLTQKGTVIDVWELRRHNRVSRVEAPGPVLTGGIAFSPDGAFIAGGSETVTCWRVSDGRVMHTLKGHATKESPNDRPAISCEFSADGRKLLTVDGTGTIRVWEFATGQVIRTFSGHKGPTTAHFAPDARAIVGASYEAPVFVWDVYGLGAPTSFNADRVWTDLADASSTTAFRAVRELCASPKEAIALLKQKLEPESIDPKAIAGWVKDLSSEQFADRERATAELEKRGETIASLLREALGAATDAETRQRLTAILGRIDRPSPTALRLHRAMDALEHLGTPEAKSHLETLSRGALKGSRTIQAKEALSRISER, from the coding sequence ATGAGACTGACCGCGGCCCTTCAGCTCGTCCGAACCGTCGAACGCGCGCCCGTGTGCGACACCAGCGACGCCGAGCTATTGCGGCGCTTCTGTCGGGACCGGGACGAGGGCGCGTTCCGGGAGATCCTGCGGCGGTACGAGGCGCTCGTCCGCGACGCGAGTCGGCGCCTGACGCGGGACCGCCACGCAGTCGACGACGCGGCCCAGGCGACCTTCCTGACTCTGGCCCGGAAAGCGCACACCATTCGCCACGCGGAAGCGCTCCCCTCTTGGCTGTACCGCGTGGCGCGATCCGTCACGGCCCGGCCAGTTGCGGTCGTTCCGACCGTCACCGAACCCGTTGATCCGACCTCGTCGCCCCTGGATCAGCTCTCGGCCCGCGAAGTCCTGGCCATCTTCGATGAGGAACTCGCGCGTTTGCCCGCAGCCCATCGATCGGCCGTTCTGTTGTGTACCATTGAGGGCAACACCGTCGAGGACACGGCCCGGCGCTTGGGGACGACGCCCGGCGCGGTCCGGGGGTGGCTCCAGCGCGGCCGGGAGACCTTGCGCCACCGACTGGGGCGACGCGGCGTGGAACTGTCGGTGGCCGTGTCCCTACTGCTGATCGATTCGACGACCGGAACCGCGGGTGCCACACTCGACGCGATCGTTCGCGGGGCGATGGCGACACACAGTCCCGTGAACGTGGTCACCCGGTTCCTGACCGGTTCGTCCGTTACCTCGGCGGTGGTGAGCGTTCTGGTCGCGGGGGCCGTTGCATCGGTCGTGCTGCTTTCTTCCGGAGCCAGTGCCCCTCCTCCGGTGCCGGAACCGAAGGCCGAGGCGAAGGTTGATACACAGGCGGACGCCCTGGTCACGCGCGACGGTCTCCCAGAAGGGGCGGTCGCGCGGATCGGTTCGCCACGCTTGCGGCACGCAGGGGAGGTCGCCGCGATGGCCTTCAGCCGCGACGGGCGGCGACTGGCAACCGCCTCCCCCGCAAACCGGGACAAGTCGGTCCGCGTCTGGGATCTGACCAATGGGAAAGAAATGTACCGCGTCCCGGTCGCCGTGAACTCGCACGAGAACACCGAGCGCCACCGGACGGTCGCCGTGGCGTTCACGGCTGACGATAAGCGGCTGCTGGTCCTGGACGCCGCCGAGTTCCGGACGTTCGACGCGACCACGGGCCGGCAGGAACTGGTGACGGTGCTGTTCAAGGAGACAAACCCCAACCAGTTCTTCCCACCCGATCGTATTATCGGCGCCGGTTTTTCCCCGGACGCGAACGTGTTCGTAGTCGTCCGCCAGAATGGGGAGATGGTACTCGGCGACACCACTGCGGGTACGGTGAAACGAATCTTTACGAAAGCGATGACCGTGCCCGAGAACACTCACTACGCGCACGTCGACGTGCTGTTTACCCCAGACGGGACCGAAGTGTGTGTGCCGATCCCGGGGGAGCCGGTCCCACTGTTCGACGTCGCGACCGGAAAATCGAAGCGCGCGCTTGCGAAGGAGCTTGTCTCCCAACACCAAATGCTCCACAACGCCGCGTTCGCAGACGGTGGGCGCAAATTCGTCACCATCACTTCCACGGCGCAAGAGGGGAAGCCATCCACTCACGCGATCACGATCGGGGATATCGCGACCGGCAAAGTGCTCCGGACGATCCCGCTAACGGCCCTGCCCCGCGTCCTGAGTGCCAGCCCGAACGGCAAGCTCCTGGCGGTTTCTACGGACTCGGTCTCTTCGAGCGAGATACGGGTACTCGACCTGGAAAGCGGCAAGGAGCTCCAGTCCATGCCCCTTGAACTCACGCCCGCACTCGTGACGTTCTCTCCCGATTCCCGGCTGCTCGCCGGCACGTGCCACTACGAGGGACGGGTAACGGTGTGGAACCTCGAAAAGAACGCGCGCCACCCACAGTCGGCGGACGAACACGCACGCGCGGCCCACTTCGACGCCCGCGGCAACGTCGTACTGCGTCAATCCAGCCGGACAATCACAGTCAACTGGCAGAACGGGAAGGTTCTGGGAGACAAGAAGGAACTCAAACCCGAATCGACCTTCAGCCATCTCGGTACCGAATCCGGTGATGGGAAGGTGCGCGCCACACTCGACGTTCCAGAGGGCAAGTCCGGCCGCCCGCTGGCGATTCTGGTCAAGGAAACGGACACCGGCAAAACGGTTGCCCGACTGGAGGGTCTGTCCGATTTCCCGTGGCGCATGGTGTTCGCGGACCGGAACCGCCTGGTCGTGACCGTCACGCAGGACAACGTGCTGACGGTCTGGGACGTTGTGGCCGGGAAGGTACTTTGGTCGGAGGCGTACCCCGCCCGGTCCCTCGGCTACAGCGGGATGGGGGCGCCACACTTCGACGCCGCGAACAGTCGAATGGCGATCGGCTCGCTGACCCAGAAAGGAACCGTCATCGACGTCTGGGAGCTGCGGCGCCACAACCGAGTGTCCCGCGTGGAAGCTCCCGGACCAGTACTGACCGGCGGGATCGCGTTCTCCCCGGACGGTGCGTTTATCGCGGGCGGGTCCGAAACCGTGACGTGCTGGCGGGTATCGGACGGGCGGGTGATGCACACGCTGAAGGGACACGCGACTAAGGAATCACCCAACGACCGACCGGCGATCAGTTGCGAGTTCTCGGCCGACGGGCGCAAGCTGCTCACGGTCGATGGCACTGGCACGATCCGGGTGTGGGAGTTCGCTACCGGGCAGGTGATCCGCACGTTCTCCGGGCACAAGGGGCCGACCACCGCCCACTTCGCGCCGGACGCTCGTGCCATCGTAGGGGCGAGCTACGAGGCCCCGGTCTTCGTCTGGGACGTGTACGGACTGGGAGCCCCCACGTCTTTCAATGCCGATCGGGTCTGGACCGATCTGGCAGACGCTTCGTCCACGACCGCGTTTCGGGCCGTGCGTGAACTTTGCGCCTCGCCCAAGGAAGCCATCGCGCTACTCAAGCAGAAACTGGAGCCGGAATCGATCGACCCGAAGGCGATCGCCGGATGGGTCAAGGATCTGTCGTCGGAACAGTTCGCGGACCGGGAGCGGGCGACGGCCGAACTGGAGAAGCGGGGGGAGACGATTGCGTCGCTGTTACGAGAGGCACTCGGGGCGGCCACGGACGCGGAGACCCGCCAACGCCTCACAGCAATCCTGGGGCGAATCGACCGCCCCTCCCCCACCGCCCTGCGGCTCCACCGCGCGATGGACGCGCTCGAACACCTTGGTACACCGGAAGCGAAATCGCACCTCGAAACGCTCAGTCGCGGCGCACTAAAAGGATCGCGAACGATTCAGGCGAAAGAGGCCCTGTCCCGAATTTCCGAGCGGTAG
- a CDS encoding CBS domain-containing protein, with amino-acid sequence MSSARQILTDPVTAHMRTDPTRIPAGASVAQALEYIRDHEIGGRVVYFYVVDDADRLVGVVPTRRILRAAPVTPITEVMIAPVVAVPHTATVLDACEFFTLHKLLAFPVVDSEGKLLGLVDVDLYTDELTDLEKRQESDDLFQLVGVYLTEAEQRQTVLTVRKRFPWLLCNVVGGMIAAVIADAYEDVATLALVTPFIALVTGMAEGVAIQSVSLALQTLHGRRPTWGVLAQKVGRELLVGLLLGAVCGLIVGVVAFAWKGSAMAGLSLFVGIAGGVAGSAAIGIALPFLLRLVRRDPQVASGPLALAAADMVTLLLYFNLGRWLLR; translated from the coding sequence ATGTCCAGTGCCCGCCAGATCCTCACCGATCCCGTCACCGCGCACATGCGCACCGACCCGACGCGCATCCCGGCCGGCGCGTCCGTGGCCCAGGCGCTCGAGTACATCCGGGACCACGAGATCGGGGGCCGGGTCGTGTACTTCTACGTCGTGGACGACGCGGACCGGCTCGTGGGCGTCGTCCCCACGCGGCGCATCCTCCGCGCGGCCCCGGTCACCCCGATCACCGAGGTCATGATCGCGCCCGTGGTCGCGGTTCCGCACACCGCCACCGTGCTCGATGCGTGCGAGTTCTTCACGCTGCACAAGTTGCTCGCGTTCCCGGTCGTGGACTCAGAGGGGAAGTTGCTCGGGCTGGTAGACGTGGACCTGTACACCGACGAGCTGACCGACCTGGAGAAGCGCCAGGAGAGCGACGACCTGTTCCAGCTCGTCGGTGTGTACCTGACCGAGGCCGAGCAGCGCCAAACGGTGCTCACGGTGCGCAAGCGGTTCCCGTGGCTACTGTGCAACGTGGTAGGCGGGATGATCGCGGCCGTGATCGCTGACGCCTACGAGGACGTGGCCACGCTCGCGCTGGTCACCCCGTTCATCGCGCTCGTGACGGGCATGGCGGAAGGCGTCGCGATCCAGTCCGTCAGCCTCGCGCTCCAGACGCTACACGGGCGCCGACCGACGTGGGGCGTACTGGCCCAGAAGGTCGGCCGGGAACTGTTGGTCGGGCTGCTACTGGGAGCGGTGTGCGGACTGATCGTCGGCGTGGTCGCGTTCGCGTGGAAGGGGAGCGCGATGGCCGGGCTGAGCCTGTTCGTCGGGATCGCGGGCGGGGTCGCGGGTTCGGCCGCGATCGGAATCGCGCTCCCCTTCCTGCTCCGGCTCGTGCGACGCGACCCGCAAGTCGCCAGCGGGCCACTCGCACTGGCCGCGGCCGACATGGTCACCCTGCTCCTGTACTTCAACCTCGGGCGGTGGCTGCTACGCTGA
- a CDS encoding anthrone oxygenase family protein: MTIDQAFFVLALVACLGCGLIAGAFFAFSTFVMKALSRLPANEGIAAMQSINVVVLNPLFLGAFIGTAAACAVAVGTAVVYWHVPGAVWLLVGGVLYLIGTFAVTRAFNIPRNDTLAALQPTDPAAAAYWNQYLSEWTVWNHVRTVAALAAAASFGIALGR; the protein is encoded by the coding sequence GTGACGATCGACCAAGCGTTCTTCGTGCTGGCACTCGTCGCGTGCCTCGGGTGCGGCCTCATCGCCGGCGCGTTCTTCGCGTTCTCGACCTTCGTCATGAAGGCTCTTTCGCGACTCCCGGCGAACGAGGGCATTGCCGCGATGCAGTCGATCAACGTCGTCGTGCTGAACCCGTTGTTCTTGGGCGCGTTCATCGGGACTGCGGCGGCCTGCGCGGTCGCGGTGGGCACAGCAGTTGTGTACTGGCACGTACCCGGAGCGGTATGGTTGCTTGTCGGAGGAGTGCTGTACCTGATCGGCACGTTCGCGGTCACGCGGGCGTTCAACATTCCCCGGAACGATACCCTGGCCGCGCTCCAGCCGACCGATCCCGCCGCGGCAGCTTACTGGAACCAATACCTCAGCGAGTGGACGGTTTGGAACCACGTCCGGACCGTTGCCGCACTCGCCGCGGCTGCGTCGTTCGGTATCGCGCTCGGTCGCTGA
- a CDS encoding ATP-binding protein codes for MLPPLSHAELKVSAAPEPDPHAEDRACEAQKMEALGRATAGATHDFNNLLTAINGFADLVLDRLPPDDPVREFVWQIRRAGESATLLNQQLAEFARPTRAKPPIDLNTLVHELVPIIDRVVGPDITVGVVLAPDLWATGAEHARVEQVLLDLCVRARDTMPRGGQLRIETVNVEPEEPGAGRCVRLVVADTGRGMIPGDQNKLFGSALMNQEPARALAPVFAAVQRIGGRVTISSVLGRGSTFNVDLPVALGPEPDGTR; via the coding sequence ATGCTCCCGCCCCTCAGCCATGCCGAGCTGAAGGTCAGCGCGGCCCCCGAACCCGACCCGCACGCCGAGGATCGCGCGTGTGAGGCTCAAAAAATGGAAGCCCTCGGCCGGGCCACGGCCGGGGCCACCCATGATTTCAACAACCTTCTCACGGCCATTAACGGCTTCGCGGACCTGGTCCTCGACCGGCTCCCGCCGGACGACCCGGTGCGCGAATTCGTGTGGCAGATCCGGCGCGCCGGTGAGAGCGCGACGCTGCTCAACCAGCAGCTCGCGGAGTTCGCGCGCCCGACCCGCGCCAAGCCGCCGATCGACCTCAACACTCTGGTTCACGAACTGGTCCCGATCATCGACCGGGTTGTCGGCCCCGACATCACCGTGGGGGTCGTCCTGGCGCCCGACTTGTGGGCGACCGGGGCCGAGCACGCCCGCGTGGAGCAGGTGCTTCTGGACCTGTGTGTCCGCGCCCGGGACACGATGCCCCGAGGGGGACAACTGCGCATCGAAACGGTGAACGTGGAACCGGAGGAGCCGGGCGCGGGCCGGTGCGTGCGGTTGGTGGTCGCCGATACCGGGCGCGGGATGATCCCCGGGGACCAGAACAAACTGTTCGGGTCGGCTCTCATGAATCAGGAGCCCGCGCGGGCGCTGGCCCCGGTGTTCGCGGCGGTCCAGCGGATCGGCGGGCGCGTCACGATTTCCAGCGTATTGGGGCGCGGGAGCACATTTAACGTGGATCTCCCCGTAGCGCTGGGACCGGAACCCGACGGTACGCGCTGA
- a CDS encoding RNA polymerase sigma factor: MSRAALSAFVSRASRGAEPLPVETDGGLLTRFVRERDEGAFAALIHRFGPMVLRVCRRVTRDAHLAEDAFQAAFVVLARRGADVYPAGAVRSWLYGVAVRTAREARTVAARRRAREVPVAQVPDRAAELAERPDADALRALDEEVGALSEHLRAAVVLCELDGLSRADAAERLGVPEGTLSSRLAKARKLLASRLRARGVTAPAVGLAVLTEAALAPALVARTSALFHATAPLPRAVATISNGVLRTMFLRKLTLGSAGAALLAVACLAAWGALPASEAKEPPKANAPLVLKAVSTRATQPPAAKPVAPGRLLVWKENKHVFLTPDGKEGDTFVSDHPDKKAIFNEPVLSPDGKIVAFRVNDDPPTDRDGNRKQHLYFRDAEGKKAGVKIELNPMTLAWDSDGKALLVTEFIPAKELKDTELLVWRIDIATQKKTKLDLPKHTVVYAATPDGEAFVGAVFDFKAMKISLATISRDGKDVTKLCEVRNEMPDPRLSPDGTKFLFQDYDADEKPAKGTPQLRRLFVYDLKAQSRKRVVDVPVNASLIGYCWSPDGKHIAYTWKQVQPGVPLAVNTENMDDPKLNTETESHLIISDATGKNPKTVMSIKSEFAPRTTIGALDWR, encoded by the coding sequence ATGTCCCGGGCCGCTTTGTCCGCATTCGTCTCCCGCGCGTCGCGAGGCGCCGAGCCGCTACCCGTCGAAACCGACGGCGGGTTACTCACGCGGTTCGTGCGCGAACGCGATGAGGGCGCGTTCGCGGCGCTGATTCACCGGTTCGGGCCGATGGTGCTCAGGGTGTGCCGGCGCGTCACACGCGACGCTCATCTCGCCGAAGATGCGTTTCAGGCGGCGTTCGTCGTGCTGGCCCGGCGCGGCGCGGACGTGTACCCAGCGGGGGCCGTGCGCAGTTGGCTGTACGGGGTCGCCGTTCGCACCGCTCGGGAGGCTCGCACCGTGGCAGCACGTCGGCGCGCGAGAGAGGTTCCGGTCGCCCAGGTTCCCGATCGCGCCGCGGAACTCGCCGAGCGCCCGGACGCGGACGCGCTTCGCGCCCTCGACGAAGAGGTCGGCGCGCTATCGGAACACCTCCGAGCAGCGGTGGTGCTGTGCGAACTCGACGGGCTGAGTCGCGCGGACGCGGCCGAACGACTGGGCGTTCCCGAAGGCACGCTGTCGAGCCGGCTGGCGAAGGCACGCAAGCTCCTCGCCAGTCGGCTCCGGGCACGCGGCGTCACCGCGCCCGCGGTCGGGCTGGCCGTTCTCACTGAAGCCGCGCTCGCGCCGGCACTCGTTGCCCGAACTTCCGCGCTCTTCCACGCGACCGCGCCCCTTCCGCGCGCCGTCGCGACGATCTCGAACGGAGTGCTACGAACCATGTTCTTGCGCAAACTGACTCTCGGGTCCGCCGGGGCCGCTCTGCTCGCGGTCGCGTGTCTGGCCGCGTGGGGCGCGCTGCCCGCGAGTGAGGCGAAGGAGCCACCGAAGGCGAACGCGCCTCTCGTACTCAAGGCCGTCTCAACTCGGGCGACGCAACCGCCCGCGGCCAAGCCCGTCGCTCCCGGTCGGCTCCTGGTGTGGAAAGAAAACAAGCACGTCTTCCTCACTCCGGACGGAAAAGAGGGCGACACTTTTGTCAGCGATCACCCGGACAAGAAGGCGATTTTCAACGAGCCGGTTTTATCGCCCGACGGGAAGATCGTGGCGTTCCGCGTCAACGACGATCCCCCGACCGACCGGGACGGGAACCGGAAACAGCACCTATACTTCCGCGATGCGGAGGGCAAGAAAGCCGGCGTGAAGATCGAACTCAATCCCATGACGCTCGCGTGGGACTCGGACGGCAAGGCGCTGCTCGTTACGGAATTTATCCCCGCAAAGGAACTCAAGGACACGGAACTTCTCGTGTGGCGCATAGACATCGCGACGCAGAAGAAGACCAAGCTCGACTTGCCGAAGCACACCGTCGTTTACGCGGCGACTCCCGACGGTGAGGCGTTCGTGGGGGCCGTGTTCGACTTCAAGGCCATGAAGATCAGCCTCGCGACGATCTCGCGCGACGGGAAGGACGTCACCAAGCTGTGCGAGGTGCGGAACGAAATGCCGGACCCGCGACTGTCCCCTGATGGAACAAAGTTCCTCTTCCAGGACTACGACGCCGACGAGAAGCCCGCCAAGGGCACGCCCCAACTCCGGCGCCTGTTCGTTTACGACCTCAAGGCTCAGAGCCGCAAGCGCGTGGTCGATGTCCCGGTAAATGCTTCCCTGATCGGGTACTGTTGGTCCCCCGACGGTAAGCACATCGCTTACACCTGGAAGCAGGTCCAACCCGGCGTGCCGCTGGCGGTCAACACCGAGAACATGGACGACCCGAAGCTGAACACCGAGACGGAATCGCACCTGATTATCAGCGACGCGACCGGGAAGAACCCCAAGACGGTGATGTCGATCAAATCCGAGTTCGCCCCGCGAACCACCATCGGGGCGCTCGACTGGCGGTAG
- a CDS encoding beta-propeller domain-containing protein — protein sequence MRLFLSFTALAFALPAFAADAPKHPGYRVLAQDKGHVVLVGADGKIEWEVECKHNSHDIDLLPNGNLLLHTAPATVTEMTPKKEVVWKYEAKPKEGYKGRIEVHAFQRLADGNTLVAESGNKRIVEVDKDGKIVKEIALKVDRPDPHRDTRMVRKLDTGNYLVCHEGDGCVREYDATGKVVWEYKLDLGGRKASDGHGPEGHGTAVYGALRLANGNTVISGGNNNRVLEVNKDGKVVWSIDQKELPGITLAWVTTLHALPNGNLIVGNCHAGPENPQLFEVTRDKKVVWTFKDFKIFGNSLATAHVLDIKGVIR from the coding sequence ATGCGACTCTTTCTCTCCTTCACGGCGCTCGCGTTCGCGCTGCCCGCGTTCGCGGCGGACGCACCCAAACACCCCGGTTACCGCGTGCTCGCGCAGGACAAGGGGCACGTGGTACTCGTCGGGGCCGACGGCAAGATCGAGTGGGAGGTGGAGTGTAAGCACAACTCCCACGACATCGATCTGCTCCCGAACGGCAACCTGCTCCTGCACACCGCCCCCGCGACCGTGACCGAGATGACGCCCAAGAAGGAGGTCGTGTGGAAGTACGAGGCGAAGCCGAAGGAGGGGTACAAGGGGCGCATCGAGGTCCACGCCTTCCAGCGCCTCGCGGACGGTAACACGCTCGTCGCGGAGAGCGGCAATAAGCGGATCGTCGAAGTGGACAAGGACGGCAAGATCGTGAAGGAGATCGCGCTCAAGGTGGACCGGCCGGACCCGCACCGCGACACCCGCATGGTGCGGAAGCTCGACACCGGGAACTACCTCGTGTGTCACGAGGGCGACGGGTGCGTGCGCGAGTACGACGCGACGGGCAAGGTCGTGTGGGAGTACAAGCTCGACCTGGGCGGGCGCAAGGCCTCGGACGGGCACGGCCCGGAGGGGCACGGGACCGCGGTGTACGGCGCGCTGCGCCTGGCGAACGGCAACACCGTGATCTCGGGCGGGAACAACAACCGCGTGCTGGAAGTGAACAAGGACGGCAAGGTGGTGTGGAGCATCGACCAGAAGGAGCTGCCCGGCATCACGCTCGCGTGGGTGACGACGCTCCACGCGCTCCCGAACGGCAACCTGATCGTGGGGAATTGCCACGCGGGACCAGAGAACCCGCAGCTCTTCGAGGTCACGCGCGACAAGAAGGTGGTGTGGACCTTCAAAGACTTCAAGATCTTCGGTAACAGCCTGGCGACGGCCCACGTGCTGGACATCAAGGGCGTCATTCGCTGA
- a CDS encoding acyl carrier protein: MSSYAVYVGVGLLVSLYLLAKWRRRMFEEQFPPISDAEFLALCTPGTDPKVALKVRRIVADHFAVEYERVYPSTRFIEDLGAD; the protein is encoded by the coding sequence ATGAGTTCGTATGCGGTTTACGTGGGCGTCGGTCTTCTCGTGAGCCTCTACCTTTTGGCCAAATGGAGGCGCCGGATGTTCGAGGAACAGTTCCCGCCCATTTCGGATGCCGAGTTCCTGGCGCTGTGTACGCCGGGTACCGACCCCAAGGTCGCGTTGAAGGTGCGGCGGATCGTGGCCGACCACTTCGCCGTGGAGTACGAGCGCGTGTACCCGTCGACGCGATTCATTGAGGATCTGGGAGCTGATTAA
- a CDS encoding RNA polymerase sigma factor, with translation MTARQIAELITSHAAVLALFARQWCADPEDAVQDAFCKLVRQSVPPGDPVAWLFRVVRTTAIDRGRVDRRRVKRETVTARPERWFAEREIDGMDAPTAVAALDALPAELREVIVARLWGGMTLEQVAAVAGCSLTTAHRRYEAGIMALRERLGVTCPK, from the coding sequence ATGACCGCACGGCAAATCGCCGAACTGATCACCTCGCACGCGGCCGTGCTCGCGCTGTTCGCCCGCCAGTGGTGCGCGGACCCGGAGGACGCGGTCCAGGATGCGTTCTGCAAGCTCGTGCGCCAGTCCGTACCCCCGGGCGACCCGGTCGCGTGGCTGTTCCGCGTGGTGCGGACCACGGCCATTGATCGCGGGCGCGTGGACCGGCGCCGCGTGAAGCGTGAAACCGTCACCGCGCGCCCCGAACGCTGGTTCGCGGAGCGTGAAATCGATGGGATGGACGCACCGACTGCGGTCGCCGCGCTGGACGCGCTCCCGGCCGAGTTGCGCGAGGTGATTGTTGCGCGACTTTGGGGCGGGATGACGCTGGAGCAGGTGGCGGCGGTCGCGGGCTGTTCGCTCACCACCGCGCACCGGCGGTACGAAGCCGGGATTATGGCCCTGCGAGAAAGGCTCGGTGTGACGTGCCCGAAATGA
- a CDS encoding ArsR/SmtB family transcription factor: MAKPPKDAKLQAEWLAAFGEPTRLALIRALAAGEKTVTNLAREVGAEMVNVSHHLSLLKDTGLVTVTRDGRYMIYALVDAKVVGTTLELVHSSGSKVFLPLE, encoded by the coding sequence ATGGCAAAACCACCCAAAGACGCAAAGTTACAAGCCGAATGGCTCGCGGCCTTCGGAGAGCCCACCCGCCTGGCCCTGATCCGCGCGCTGGCCGCCGGCGAAAAGACCGTTACCAACCTGGCCCGCGAGGTCGGCGCCGAGATGGTGAACGTGTCGCACCACCTGAGCCTGCTGAAGGACACCGGACTGGTGACCGTGACGCGGGACGGGCGGTACATGATTTACGCGCTCGTCGACGCCAAGGTCGTCGGAACGACCCTGGAATTAGTTCACTCGTCCGGGTCCAAAGTGTTCCTGCCACTGGAATAA
- a CDS encoding response regulator, giving the protein MSSPDRSTPTVLVVDDEPAITQLLALALTRAGFIVRAVNGGARAFDEYQSGDIDLVVIDVQMPRPWDGPRTLAALRAIDPDVRAVFMSGNTGEYTHEELLARGALRVLTKPFPRLSQLAEELRALVPGAEPPAEPGGES; this is encoded by the coding sequence ATGAGTTCGCCTGATCGGAGCACTCCGACGGTCCTCGTCGTCGACGACGAACCCGCCATCACCCAGCTACTCGCGCTTGCCCTCACCCGGGCCGGGTTCATTGTGCGCGCCGTCAACGGCGGCGCGCGGGCGTTCGACGAATACCAGAGCGGCGACATCGATTTGGTCGTGATCGACGTTCAGATGCCCCGGCCCTGGGACGGCCCCCGGACGCTGGCCGCGCTGCGCGCGATCGACCCGGACGTGCGGGCCGTGTTCATGTCCGGAAACACGGGCGAGTACACACACGAAGAATTACTTGCCCGCGGAGCACTACGAGTGCTCACTAAACCGTTTCCCAGATTGAGCCAACTGGCCGAAGAACTCCGGGCGCTGGTTCCCGGAGCGGAGCCGCCCGCGGAACCGGGCGGCGAATCGTAG